The genomic interval CGTCCGGTGGCCGGCCACATGCTCGCCAACTACGACGGCGTCCTGAAGATCGACGGCGAAATGGGCAACAAGAAGCTCTACGATCCCCGTGTCTGGGGCGCCTCCGCCGAGGCAGGCCTGTCCGCCCGGATCGTCGAGGCCACCAAGCAGCTCGGTTCCGCCGGAAAGACGTTCTAAAGGAGGTCAGCCGAACAGGACCGCTGCTTCCTCGTAGCGGTCCTGTGGCACGGTCTTCAGCTTGCCCAGCGCTTCCGCGAAGCCAACGTGCTCGATATCGGTGCCCTTGAGCGCCACCATTGTGCCCCAGCAGCCCTCCACCACGGAGTCGATCGCGGCCATTCCCAGACGGGTTGCGAGCACACGGTCGAACGCGGACGGGACGCCGCCGCGCTGGATGTGCCCCAGGGTCGTGGCACGGGTCTCGATGCCGGTCCGGGCTTCCAGTTCCGGGACCAACTGGTCCGCGATGCCGCCCAGGCGGGGCCGGCCGAAGGTGTCCAGGCCGCGCTCGGAGTGCGGGGATTCCATGTGGTCCGGAACAAAGCCCTCGGCCACCACTACCAGCGGTGCGCGCCCGCGGGCGTGGGCTTCCTTCACCCACTGGGCGATCTGTTCGATGCTGATCTTCTGCTCCGGGATCAGGATGGCGTGGGCGCCTGCGGCCATGCCCGCGTGCAGGGCAATCCAGCCCACGTGCCGGCCCATGACCTCGGCGATCATGCACCGGTGGTGGGATTCTGCCGTGGTGCGCAGTCTGTCGATTGCTTCGGTGGCGATCTGCACGGCGGTGTCGAAGCCGAAGGTGTAGTCCGTGGCGTCAAGATCGTTGTCCACGGTCTTGGGGACGCCCACGATCTTCAGCCCTGCGTCGGTCAGCCGCTTTGCGGCGGCAAGGGTCCCTTCGCCGCCGATGGCAATGATGGCGTCGATGCCCAGGCGATCCATATGGTCCTTGATGACTGCGGGGCCGCCGCCGTTTTCGAAGGGATTGGTGCGGGACGTGCCCAGGATCGTGCCACCCTGCTTGGCGATGCCGCGGACCATGGTGCGGGGGATATCGATGATGTCGCCCTCAACCACGCCCCGCCAGCCGTCCAGGAACCCGACAAACTCGTGGCCATGGACGGTGATGCCTTTAAGTACGGCGCCGCGGATGACAGCGTTCAGTCCGGGGCAGTCGCCACCGCTGGTGAGGATTCCAATTTTCATGTTCGGCTCAAATTCTGCGAGAGGATTTACAGGCAGTGCGCCACACTGACGCACCTGGAAGTGTTGAGGGTGGTACGCGGTACGGCATAAACCTGTTGCAGATTCAAGGTGCGCCACACAGTACAAGCCTGAGGGTCACGTGCCGTTTCATGGCGAAACTCCTGCTGGGGACTGCGACGGTGCCGTGAAAGGCGGCTTCTCAGCCGTAGGGGGATCAACAATGCACATTGAGTCTCCCTAAATTCCGTCGTCAAGGCGAGTGAGGTTCGTCCGCTCCCTCCCCTCGAATGCTGCTGGTGGGGGAGGATCGCGCTAGGCCGATTTCAGCGCGGCAAGCACCGACATGGCCTCCTGAACGACATCCCGCGCGGGGAAGGACGGCCGGTTGACGCCGGCCATCTCTTCCATGACCCGGACCACCTGGCAGCTGTAGCCGAACTCGTTGTCGTACCAGACGTAGAGGACGAGGTTTTTGTCATTGGAGATGGTCGCGAGGCTATCAACAATGCCGGCATGGCGGGAGCCGACGAAGTCCGTCGAGACCACGTCGGGCGAGTCCATGTAGTCGATCTGCTTGCGCAAGTCCGAGTGCAGCGACATATCGCGGAGGAAGCTGTTGACCTCATCCTTGGTGGTGCCGTTCTCCAGGCTCAGGTTGAGGATGGCCAGGCTGACGTCCGGGGT from Pseudarthrobacter sp. SSS035 carries:
- a CDS encoding ATP-dependent 6-phosphofructokinase, with the protein product MKIGILTSGGDCPGLNAVIRGAVLKGITVHGHEFVGFLDGWRGVVEGDIIDIPRTMVRGIAKQGGTILGTSRTNPFENGGGPAVIKDHMDRLGIDAIIAIGGEGTLAAAKRLTDAGLKIVGVPKTVDNDLDATDYTFGFDTAVQIATEAIDRLRTTAESHHRCMIAEVMGRHVGWIALHAGMAAGAHAILIPEQKISIEQIAQWVKEAHARGRAPLVVVAEGFVPDHMESPHSERGLDTFGRPRLGGIADQLVPELEARTGIETRATTLGHIQRGGVPSAFDRVLATRLGMAAIDSVVEGCWGTMVALKGTDIEHVGFAEALGKLKTVPQDRYEEAAVLFG